The Bradyrhizobium sp. CCGB01 genome segment GCGTCGAGTTCGCCGACGAGAAGCGCGCCGACGACATTGAACAATGTGTGATCTCGCTCGAGAGCGAGATCCGCAAACGTCACCCGAGCGTCGCAGCCCTGTTCATCAAGCCGCAGACGAACGCGCGCTTCCATGCCGTTCGGGCGAAACGTCGGGGCCAGAGATCCTAGAACGACCTTTTCACGAAATTCCGCCGGGATGGCTGAAGATATCAAACTGCCGCGAGTGAGACCGACCGGAGTCATACCGCACGCGTCCGCGGGTGCAGATCGCAAGCGCGGTCGGTGCCGAAACGGCGGAGCCCTACGCCGATAGCGGCCGCCTTTGTGCACGAGTTCGACGCAGACCCGGCTGGTCAGCATCAGCGTGCCGGAGTCACCTGCACCGGCCGGCGAGACTATTCCTGCCCCCGCCGCCTATTTTAGGCAGAAAAGCCAAAAGCGGACGCCGCGAAGCGGCTGGGAGACGGCAGCGTCGGCCTGATCCGCCATCTTCCGCTTGAGCAGGTCGGCCAAGTCAGTCTCAAAAATGTGCCCGAGTGCGCTCGAGGAGAGCATCAAGGCTTCGCCTCCTGACGGGCGCCCCTCAGACCGAGGAACGCCATTTTTCCACGTCCGGCAAATGTCGAGCCCGGATCGAGCATAGTGAAAGCGTGGCATTTTCGGAGACCATCGCTGAGAGTTACGTCTGACTTTAGGCCCCGCGCTAGACGCCAATAAATCCGCGACGTAGCAACCCGGCCAGCGCGCCTCGAAGGCTGGCGACGCCGGCGATGTTACCGTGGGACGCGCTGAAGAGCCGTACCACCAGACGCTGATGTTGTTCCGCACTCGGCTCAAGCCGCGCGAGCACCGTGTTGCCGGATCGCGAGACCATGGACATGTCGGTCCATCCCAGCCCTTCCAGGTGAATTTTGTAGCGCCAGCCGGCCAGCTCAAGCGCCCCGCCGTCCGCACCCGAGAAGCGCACCGAGGTCGGCGACATCGCGAGCAGGCGGCACGACAAGACCTTTCCTTCGCCCGAGAGCCAGACAGCCTCGTCCGTCTCGAACATGTGGCCGGGACGAGGCAATTCGAAGCAGACGAGAAACGCGATGAAAGCGATCAGCATCGCGATGCCGGCCCAGAGCAGGTTGAAGAAATCTAGCGAGGAAATCTCGCTGGCGGCGTAGGGCGAGATCAACGCCCATATGATGCTCGCGGCAGAACTTGCGGCGATCATCCCGAAGATGGCGGCGAGCTTCCAGTGGATGCGCGGCGCCGATCGGTCGCCGCCTTTGTCGGTAATTTTGAAGGGGCGGCCGAACGGCTTGACGACGGCGCTCAGCAGCGTTGCGGTCACCGCAAAGCAGGTGATGGCGTGGGTGGCTTCCATGAACAAAGGCAGCGTCCGCGCGCGCGATATCCAGCCCATGTAGATAATCTGCCCGAGCAGCGCCGGCACGCCATAGCGCAGGAAGGAGTGGTAATCGGCTTCGAACGCGGGCAGCCCGCCGAACCAATAGATCGTCGGTGCGATCAATAGCAGCACCATGAAGGGTTTGGAGAGCCAGTTTAGCATGCCGTGAAGATAGTGCCAGCGCTGGGTGAAGCTGAAGCCGGGGCCGAGCAGCGGGCCGTTACGCAGCAGGGCGACCTGTATGGTGCCGAGGCACCAGCGCGTGCGCTGGGTGACGTATTCCGGGATGCCTTCGGCTGAAAGTCCGAAACTGAGCGGCTCGTTCAGCCAGGATGTGCGGTAGCCGTGCGCCAGCATGGTGTAGGTGAGGTTGATATCCTCGGTGATTGCCTGATCGGGAAAGCCGCCGATTTCCTCGAGCCGGTCGCGGCGAACGACAAAGGAGGTGCCGACGCAGAACGCGCAGCCCCACGCGTCCTTGGCCGGTTGGAAGATGTCGAAGAAGAAGCGTTGATCGTCGACCCAACTCTTCTCCGCCAGCAGATTATGCTGGATCGGATCGGCGTTGTAGTAAAATTGCGGAGTCTGCACGATCGCAACCTCCGGATCGGACAGCAGCAGGCCGACCGTGCGTTTCAAAAAGTCCCGCCGGGGCGCAAAATCCGCATCGAGCACCAGAATGACAGGCGCGTTGGTCGCGCGGGCGGTCGTGGCCAACCCGTTATTGAGGTTCCCGGCCTTGGCGCCCTTGTTGTCAGGCCGGGTCAGATGACGCGCGCCAACGCGCTCGCAATATTCCCGCAGCCAGTCGCGCCTCTGGTCATCAAGCACCCAGACTGTCGCATTGGCATAGTCGAGCGCCAGTGCGCTCAGGATCGACCGCTCGAGGATTTCGAGCGGTTCGTCATAGGTGCAGATGAAGATGTCGACGGCGGGATGGCGATTTTTTGCGGACAGAAGCTGCTCCGCCGCGTCGGCTTGCGCGGTGCGGTCCGAGCTGCGGAACAGGATCACGATAGAGATCAGCGTGTACAGGATGGCCAGTGACTCGAAGGCAATGAAGAGCCGCGGCCAAAGACTTTGCGCCGACAGCTCGAACGGCGGCAGCGTATCGTTCCATCGCCACAGTGCATAAAGGATCAGAAACGCCGCGCTCGTCGCCCCGAACAGGATACGGTCTCTGGCACACAGCGGGTCCAGCAGTCGCGCTATCACCAGAAGCCCGAGCAGAATTCCGATGTCGATGGTCAGGATCGAAAGATCATCGGGGGCGGTGGGGAACATCAGCGTATCCTTTTCCCGGTGAAGGGGTTCCAACCTGTTTCGGCCAGCACGGCCCATGCGGTCGCGCCGAGATGCGGACGGCGGTAATAGAAGAAGTCAGGATCGCCGCTGCCGGTGGGATCGATCGACAGTCCCGTTGTCAATCGCGCCGGGCGGGAGGCATTGAGCAGGCCGCTCGGCGTCTGGTCCGCCTTCAGGCTTGCCAACAACCGATCGCTCTCTCGCGCGTTGCCGCTGATCCGGTAGGCCAATGCCGCCTGCGCCGTGCCCTCGACCCAGAGGCCGTCGCGATCGCCGTTGAAATCGAAACCGCCATCGACCCCTAGTCGCGCTTTCGCGAAGCCGAGTGCGCTCTTCCAGGCTTCCGGCGATTCGGGCACGGCCATCCACGGCCAAAGCTGAGCGTCGAGCGCGAGCAGACCCTCATCCGCAAGATTGCCGTCGGGCTTCGTCCCAAGCAGGAAATGATCTCCGCGAAAGGCGCGATCGAGCAGCCGCCTGGCCTGCGCTGCCGCGTCGTCGTACTTCGGTTCCCCAGTCAAGCGAAACAGCCAGCGCGCGGCCGCGTGGACGTCGGCATTGTGCTCGGTCGACTTCCAGGTGAGCCTGACCTGCTTCGGATCGTAGCCGTGAAAGCCGCCGTAAAAGCCATCCGAGGAAGCGGTCGCGTCGATGACCCAGTCGATCAGGCGTCTGGCGTCGGCGAGACATTGAGGATCGTGGGTCGCCTGATGGAGCGTCAGCAGTGCCAGTGCGACCCACGCAACGTTTCCGGTGGAAGTGCCGTCCTGCGCCGGATCCTCCGCCCAGATCTTGGCATGACCGTCCCACCAGCCCGGTAGATCGGGTACCTCCTGGTTCACCGCACCGGTGCGATAGGCATTGCGCACACGGCCGTCATCAAAGCTTCGATCCTTGCGTACGGCGCGGCTCAGCGCGTTGGCGATCGGTCTTGCATCCGACACATTGCCGCAGGCAATCAGTGCAATGGCGGCGAGCGCGTTGTCATAGACGAAGGCCGTGGTAGCGAGACCGGCCGGAAGGGTCGCTTCATCCGTGCTGGGTTCATAACTGCCGATGAAAACCGCGTCGGCAGCTTTTGTGTGCGGCGTGACCGCCTTGTTCAACCCGGCGCAGAAAGTGTTTGCCGCTTGCGCCGTTTGGCCTGCGGCCGCCAGGGCGCCCACGACTGTCGCGCACATCATCATCACGATGGCAGACTTCATCGTGATACAAGGGTGCGAGTTTCGGGCGATCCATCCGCGTCGGCCTTTGGTTTCTGCGGCTCCGAGGCGCGGAAGACGTCTTGCAGAAGTGCGATGCCAGCTCTTCTTGTATCCGCGTCCAAAGACAAATTCTGCGCAGTGTCGCTGTTGGCAGTCTCGGTCTTGGCAGTCTCGGTCTTGGCAGTCTCGGTCTTGGCACTGTCGTTCCTGCCTGCGTCGTCTCCAATCCACGAAGCAACGAAATGGCCGAGCCGGTGCCAGGTGACCGACATCGAGGGGACCACACCATTCTCGCGCGTCACCGTCACCCATTGGCCGACCGGACACGCGGATGCGCTTGCAGTTCCTGCTTGTTGCGCTGATGCGCCATCCCCGCTCGCGTCATCCGGCGTGATGATGGCGTAGAGTTCGCGCCGTTCGGTTTGCGGGAACGGAACGGCAAAGCGCTCATCGACCTTGTCGCTGGTCTTCGGCAGCACCGCGCTGACGACGCCGGACCGCAACGAACTCCCGTCGATGCGAACACGGGTGCCGGGCATCATGCTCTGACCCTGCCGGTAGGAGAAGATGGCCACAACAAAGCGCTTGTCGCAGTCGACAATGGAACTGATGGTATCACCAGCGCTCACATGCCGTCCCATCGCGGCGCCGACGGTCAACACCTTGCCTTGGCCGTGCGAAAGGACATCGGCATCCGCCAAGGTCGCGAGCCTTGCTTGTTCGGCGTCGATCAGGTTTTCCAGGTCGGCGAGCACGACCGATTGCTGCTTTTCCTCGATTTTCATCCGCCTGGCGTCCAGGTCGATGTCCCTGCGCTTCTGAGCCAGGTTATTGAGAGCAACCAGTTCGTCTCCGACATAGATACCTTTGCTCAGGGCGTCGAGCTGGGCCATCTTTTGATTCAGCTTGGCAGCCTCTGCGTCCGCACCATGCATGGCCGCGGCGTATTGCTGGATCGTCGGCCTGAGCATATCCATGCTTGCGGCATTGCGTGTCACCATATTGCTCTGGCGGTCCACCAAGGCCTTCTTTTCACCGCTCATGGCGTTGGATTGCGCAACCCGGGCGCGAAGCTCCTCGATCTGCGACTTGAACTGAGCCTTGAGCTGGTTGGTCTGGTTG includes the following:
- a CDS encoding glycosyltransferase family 2 protein — protein: MFPTAPDDLSILTIDIGILLGLLVIARLLDPLCARDRILFGATSAAFLILYALWRWNDTLPPFELSAQSLWPRLFIAFESLAILYTLISIVILFRSSDRTAQADAAEQLLSAKNRHPAVDIFICTYDEPLEILERSILSALALDYANATVWVLDDQRRDWLREYCERVGARHLTRPDNKGAKAGNLNNGLATTARATNAPVILVLDADFAPRRDFLKRTVGLLLSDPEVAIVQTPQFYYNADPIQHNLLAEKSWVDDQRFFFDIFQPAKDAWGCAFCVGTSFVVRRDRLEEIGGFPDQAITEDINLTYTMLAHGYRTSWLNEPLSFGLSAEGIPEYVTQRTRWCLGTIQVALLRNGPLLGPGFSFTQRWHYLHGMLNWLSKPFMVLLLIAPTIYWFGGLPAFEADYHSFLRYGVPALLGQIIYMGWISRARTLPLFMEATHAITCFAVTATLLSAVVKPFGRPFKITDKGGDRSAPRIHWKLAAIFGMIAASSAASIIWALISPYAASEISSLDFFNLLWAGIAMLIAFIAFLVCFELPRPGHMFETDEAVWLSGEGKVLSCRLLAMSPTSVRFSGADGGALELAGWRYKIHLEGLGWTDMSMVSRSGNTVLARLEPSAEQHQRLVVRLFSASHGNIAGVASLRGALAGLLRRGFIGV
- a CDS encoding HlyD family secretion protein, with the protein product MIDRSESGGTVRRHPALLRMSAIGVAGLLSALMLTAVAPPIVADQSDRAVVNAPVTLLTAPISGEIGLLAVLPGRDVRDGDTLAQISNPRVDRGTLITLQEKASDARQKLDATRAKHESDLSYVSSLDDELANQTNQLKAQFKSQIEELRARVAQSNAMSGEKKALVDRQSNMVTRNAASMDMLRPTIQQYAAAMHGADAEAAKLNQKMAQLDALSKGIYVGDELVALNNLAQKRRDIDLDARRMKIEEKQQSVVLADLENLIDAEQARLATLADADVLSHGQGKVLTVGAAMGRHVSAGDTISSIVDCDKRFVVAIFSYRQGQSMMPGTRVRIDGSSLRSGVVSAVLPKTSDKVDERFAVPFPQTERRELYAIITPDDASGDGASAQQAGTASASACPVGQWVTVTRENGVVPSMSVTWHRLGHFVASWIGDDAGRNDSAKTETAKTETAKTETANSDTAQNLSLDADTRRAGIALLQDVFRASEPQKPKADADGSPETRTLVSR